One genomic region from Haloterrigena gelatinilytica encodes:
- a CDS encoding ABC transporter permease encodes MHRETVENVAFRAGYLAILTFMLLPLAVVVATSFEASGQLLFPPENYSLVHYRAFFEETRWLSAFDNSLLVGAGTTVVATTLGVTAAFGHELDDGRTGQLLAPLVLVPLLIPPIILGISMRVYFVRAGLNASFLSIILAHTLWATPLVYFVMRSVFSRFDWQLLDAARDLGAGPIQSFVYAVLPNVKHGIFVGGLLAFIVSLQEFVMALFLSSHSTETIPVVAWTALRQSLDPMVSVVSTFLILISIIAIVAATVATNLEWLSKQLS; translated from the coding sequence ATGCATAGAGAGACCGTCGAGAACGTCGCGTTCCGCGCTGGCTACCTGGCGATCCTGACGTTCATGCTGTTGCCCCTCGCGGTGGTCGTCGCGACCTCCTTCGAGGCGTCCGGACAGCTGCTCTTCCCGCCGGAGAACTACTCGCTGGTCCACTACCGGGCGTTCTTCGAGGAGACGCGCTGGCTGTCGGCGTTCGACAACAGCCTCCTCGTGGGCGCCGGAACGACCGTCGTCGCGACGACTCTCGGCGTCACGGCGGCCTTCGGCCACGAACTCGACGACGGCCGGACCGGACAGCTGCTCGCGCCGCTCGTCCTCGTCCCGCTGCTGATCCCGCCGATCATCCTCGGGATCTCGATGCGCGTCTACTTCGTCAGAGCCGGGCTGAACGCCTCGTTCCTGAGCATCATCCTCGCGCACACGCTGTGGGCGACGCCGCTCGTCTACTTCGTGATGCGGTCGGTGTTCAGCCGGTTCGACTGGCAGCTGCTCGACGCCGCGCGGGACCTCGGCGCCGGCCCGATCCAGTCGTTCGTCTACGCCGTCCTCCCGAACGTCAAACACGGGATCTTCGTCGGCGGCCTGCTCGCCTTCATCGTCAGCCTTCAGGAGTTCGTGATGGCGCTGTTCCTCTCGAGTCACAGCACGGAGACCATTCCGGTCGTCGCGTGGACGGCGCTGCGCCAATCGCTCGATCCGATGGTGAGCGTCGTCTCGACGTTCCTCATCCTGATCTCGATCATCGCGATCGTCGCGGCGACCGTCGCGACGAACCTCGAGTGGCTCTCGAAACAGCTCTCCTGA